The genomic window ATTTCCTTATAAGCTTCAGTAGAAGGGTTCAAGTCCGGTAGAAAAACTGGATTGAAAATGCTAAGGTTCTCGCCAGCCGTTTTCCCGTCTCAACATCTCCGACTCCGCGCTACGATTGTCCCCCTCAGGGGGATGCACCTATGAAATATCTCGCCATCTGTGAAGACGATCTGCTCTTCCAATTCATGCGCAAGGTCGCAACCAAGCGAGGAGAGGTCCTCTTTCTGGTCGAGGACGCGGAAGCCGCCCGGCGCATCAGACGCCGCGGCGGTAGCAGCCAGTGGGGTGATCTCACAAAAGAATCGACTTACGAGAAGGCCCGCCTCGACCAGGTCGGCCAGGTTATCCTTTTTATCCGGGATCGTGTTCTGCGAGAACAGGTTTACCTGCTTCTGAGAACGTTCAACCCGGAACTCCCCATCCTCTCCCTTTCCTCCGGTGAAGACCCCACCGGAGCGCAGAAGGACTCTTTGCTGCGGCAACTCCCGCTCGAAGACATGTTCGAGGAATTTTGCGCCCCTCAACTGCTCGACGCCATCAACCGCCGCCGGGTGGACAAAATCCGCTCGCTGTTCAAGGAAAAAGACAAGATCCATATTCTCTTGCAGCACGATCCCGACCCGGACGCGATCGGCAGCGCGCTGGCGCTCCGCGAGCTTTTGGGCCGAAACCGGGCGACGACTCCGATCGTCACTTTCGGCGAGGTCACGCGTCCGGAAAATCTCGCCATGATCCGGCTTTTAGAAATTCAAATCGACCGAATCACCTACGAAGACCTGCACCAGGACGGCGCCAGGCTCGCTCTCGTCGACGTGCAGCCGCCCTATTTTCAGCAGCGACTCGGCAGAGTCGATCTGGTGGTGGACCATCACCCCAAGCGCGCGCCGTTTTCCGCCCGCTTCTCCGACCTCAGAACCAACTACGGCGCGACCTCGACGATCTTCACCGACTATCTCCGCGCCGCGGGCATGGAGCCGTCGCAGAGACTCGCAACCGCCCTGCTTTACGGGATCAAGACCGACACGCTGTTTTTGGAACGCGGCAGCCACATCGTAGACGTCGAGGCGTTCACGTTCCTCTACCCGTTCGCGAACCGCGCTTTGATCACCAAAATGGAGCGGCCGGCGTTGCCGCGCGAAGACCTCGAAGCTTTGGGCCGGGCTCTCACCCGCCTGCAACTGAACGACGGCGTCGCGGTCATCCACATGGGCGAGGTCAAGCGCGAAGACGTGATTCCGCAGATGGCGGAGTTTTCGCTGCAGATCGAGGGCGTCGAGTGGGGCATCGTCTCGGGCCTTTCCGGCGACCGGGTCGTGATCTCGGCGCGAAACGTCGGTTACGTCAAGAGCGCGGGCGATATCATGAAGCGGCTGTTCGACGACATCGGCAGCGCCGGAGGCCATCGGGCCATGGCGAAGGCGGTCATTCCAGTCGAGCGCTTCAAGGAAAAGTTCGGCGAAGTCAGCGAAAAGGCGATTCGGGACGCGATCGTTCCCCTGATCACCCAACGCGAAGAGGAGACGGGCCGCGGCTGAGAGAGACAACAGC from Candidatus Binatia bacterium includes these protein-coding regions:
- a CDS encoding bifunctional oligoribonuclease/PAP phosphatase NrnA, coding for MKYLAICEDDLLFQFMRKVATKRGEVLFLVEDAEAARRIRRRGGSSQWGDLTKESTYEKARLDQVGQVILFIRDRVLREQVYLLLRTFNPELPILSLSSGEDPTGAQKDSLLRQLPLEDMFEEFCAPQLLDAINRRRVDKIRSLFKEKDKIHILLQHDPDPDAIGSALALRELLGRNRATTPIVTFGEVTRPENLAMIRLLEIQIDRITYEDLHQDGARLALVDVQPPYFQQRLGRVDLVVDHHPKRAPFSARFSDLRTNYGATSTIFTDYLRAAGMEPSQRLATALLYGIKTDTLFLERGSHIVDVEAFTFLYPFANRALITKMERPALPREDLEALGRALTRLQLNDGVAVIHMGEVKREDVIPQMAEFSLQIEGVEWGIVSGLSGDRVVISARNVGYVKSAGDIMKRLFDDIGSAGGHRAMAKAVIPVERFKEKFGEVSEKAIRDAIVPLITQREEETGRG